CGCAAGAGCTTTCTGGGCGAGGTCTTCGGTGACAGTGCCGAGCAGCGCGAGCGCGGCACCCAGGCCACCAGCATCGCCGCTGCCCAGCGCGGGGCGCGCATCCTGCGAGTCCATGAGCCCGGCGCCTATCGCAACCTGCGACTCCACGCGGCTTGAGAGGGGAGTCTCTCCGGATTTTCTCCCGTCGAGGCTTGTCAACTTACCGAAATCATTGTAGAAATTCCCTATGACGGAGTTTTTCTCCACACTGCCGCCAACGGCGCCGCTGGACATCGCGCTGTTGGCCCTGGGCATCTACTACGTGCTGGCCTTTATCGAGGGCACGCGCGCGGTGGCCATCCTCATCGGCATCGCCGGTATCTTCGTCGTCTACACCTTTGCGCAGTATCTCGATCTGCACGCCACGCAGTGGGTCATCGATAGCGTCCTCGAATATTCCTTCCTTGTGGTGATCATTCTCTTTCAGGAAGACGTGCGGCGCGCGCTTGCGCGATTTGGCAGGACGCGGCTTTTCCGAGGTTTCTCTCCGGTCTCGGAGACGCAGATCCTCGACGAGATCGCAAAGGTCGCCGGCGCGCTGGCCGCGCAGAAGATCGGGGCACTCATTGCGCTTGAGCGTGCAATCGGGCTTCGCGACTATGTTGAGATCGGTACCGAAATCGATGCGCGCGTCGAGCGTGATTTGCTCTACAGCATCTTTCTTCCGCACTCGCCGCTTCACGATGGCGCGGTGATTATTCAGGGCGGGCGCATCGAGGCGGCCGGCTGCGTGCTGCCGCTCAACGTCGACCCCGATCTCTCCAAGCAACTGGGAACGCGCCATCGCGCGGCACTGGGGCTTACGGCAGAGACCGATGCCGTCGTGGTCGTCGTCTCTGAAGAGACGGGGACCATCAGCGTTTCGCTCGAAGGGCGGCTCACCCGGGACCTGGATGCGCAGACGCTTCGAAGTCACCTGCTGGAGCTGTTCAAATGAAAGACCGTGCAAAAATCCAGCGCGCGGTGATCTCGGTGCTGCTGGCACTGCTGATCTGGGGAGGCCTGCAGCTCCAGGGCGAGGCGGTGCGCAAGATCTCGCTTCCCATCGAGTTCAAGAACCTGCCCGAGGGGCTTGTCGTGACCGATGCCGATGCGTTGCGCGTTTCGCTCGCACTGCGCGGGGTCCCCGCGCGCATGGCACGGCTCGACCCGGAGTCGATGAAGGTCGTGGTGGACATGACCGACATCGCGCCGGGCAACTCCAAGCAGTTCATCACCGAGGAGAAGATCTCCGGCCTTCCCGGTGACCTGGAGATCGAGGAAATCACACCCTATGCCCTGAACGTGAGCGTGGAAGTCCTGATCGAGAAAGACATCACCATCGCGCCGCGGGTCGAGGGCGAGATCGCCGAGAATTACCTGCTCGACGGCGTGAGCGCGGTGCCGCCCAAGGTTCGCTTCCGCGGTCCGAAGTCGCTGGTCAAATCCCTCGAGAATATTCCGACGGCCAAGCTCAACATTGCCGATCTCAGCCAATCGGTTGTGCGTCGCGTGGAACTCGAAGCCGACCAGCGCGTGCTTCCCTATCTCGATACGCCGGTGGTAGATCTTCAGATTCGCCTTTCTGAAAAGGTGATTGACAAGGTGATCGAGGGCGTGCGTGTGACGCCGCTCGTAGAGTCCGGAACCCGCGTGAGCCTGACGCCG
Above is a window of Chrysiogenia bacterium DNA encoding:
- a CDS encoding YbbR-like domain-containing protein; its protein translation is MKDRAKIQRAVISVLLALLIWGGLQLQGEAVRKISLPIEFKNLPEGLVVTDADALRVSLALRGVPARMARLDPESMKVVVDMTDIAPGNSKQFITEEKISGLPGDLEIEEITPYALNVSVEVLIEKDITIAPRVEGEIAENYLLDGVSAVPPKVRFRGPKSLVKSLENIPTAKLNIADLSQSVVRRVELEADQRVLPYLDTPVVDLQIRLSEKVIDKVIEGVRVTPLVESGTRVSLTPPQVRVTVTGTISNLRGLDADSFEVQAEARGYSAGKYRAQKLRMSFRVNPPRDGLYFDYEPKEFDLIVTQ
- the cdaA gene encoding diadenylate cyclase CdaA, encoding MTEFFSTLPPTAPLDIALLALGIYYVLAFIEGTRAVAILIGIAGIFVVYTFAQYLDLHATQWVIDSVLEYSFLVVIILFQEDVRRALARFGRTRLFRGFSPVSETQILDEIAKVAGALAAQKIGALIALERAIGLRDYVEIGTEIDARVERDLLYSIFLPHSPLHDGAVIIQGGRIEAAGCVLPLNVDPDLSKQLGTRHRAALGLTAETDAVVVVVSEETGTISVSLEGRLTRDLDAQTLRSHLLELFK